Genomic window (Nitrospirota bacterium):
AGTGCTGCTTGTTAACTCCGTTCGACTTGCATGTGTTAGGCACGCCGCCAGCGTTCGTTCTGAGCCAGGATCAAACTCTCATTTGATACTGGTTTCTCTTAAACTCATTTTTCAACGTGACCTGCTCTATAGTTTTCAAAGAACAATGCGCCCGGAATACCTGTTTTTGATTTAAAGGTACTCTGGACACCTGCAGAAGCCATGTCAATATAACATGGCTTAACTGACGAACCCTGATTATAAATATTTCGAATCAACTTTGCAAGCAAAATATCGCCATTCTCAAAAAAATAATAAAAGACATTGAAAAATAAGAAAAATAGCCATAAGGCAATCATGATGATCGCCTTGTTTTGACTATAATTTTTGACTATAATTCATGAACAAAGAAGTTCTGCTGCCATTCATCCTCAACCGTTGTCCAGTTCCCGTGACCCGGCAATAATTTTGTTTTCGGCGGCAGGGAAAGCACCTTTTTAAAAGATATTTTCAATGCCTCAATGCTGCCGCCGTAGAAGTCAGTCCGTCCTATCGAGCCGGCAAATACCGTATCGCCGGTAAACACTATCCCGTCTGTCTCAAGACATATTCCGCCGGGGCTATGACCCGGGGTATGCATTACCTGAAGCTTGACTTCCCCTGCCACTATTTCCTCTCCATCCCGCAAAAAGAGGTCAGGATGGGGAGGCTGGACAACATGAAATCCCCAGATAGCTCCCTGGGATTCAACTCTCGAATAGATCTCAAGGTCATCTACATGCAGCATGACTTTTGCCCCGGTCTTTTCCCTCAGGACGGCTATGCCGCCTGTGTGATCAAAATGGGCATGCGTACAGATAATATATGAGACGTTCAGGTTCCTGCTCTTGATGAATTTCAGTATCTTGTCAGGCTCATCGCCTGCATCGATAACAAGAGCATCGAGGCTCTTCTCATCATAAACAACATAGCAATTGACCTGAAGCGGTCCGACAACAATGGTCTCTATTTTCATGGTCACCCCCTGCCCAATTTTTTCATGATCACTCCACGAACATAATGCATCTCGTCGTTTTTCATGATTGCCGTCGCAGCAACGTAGATAATTGCACAGAGGATCATCGTCCCTGAGAGATAAACGGCCTTTGCCGCGGTAGAGCCGCTTTTTGTCCAGAGTTCTCCGCGCAGCAAAAACCAGCCCGCTATTCCCATAATAAACGAAGAGAGGAGAACCTGGGAAAAGGACTTTGCAATCTTTCCCGCGTCAATATAATGGAGTTTCTTTTTCAGGAAATAGATCAGGATAAGAAAATTGATCCCCGAAGCAAGCGAATTCGCAAGGGCCAGACCGGAATGCCTTAGCGGTCCCATGAGAACAAGGCTGAGCAGAAGATTTGACGCAACACCGACAGCCGCGATCTTTACCGGGGTTTTCGTATCCTGCATGGAGTAAAAGGTTGCGGTTATGACCCTGACGCCGACAATAGACCAGATACCGATAGAATAGAAGAATAATGCCTCTGCGGTTCCCCGGGTCGCAGCGTAATCGAATTGCCCCCTCTGAAAGAGAAGATTAACGATCGGTTCCCTGAGCGCAATAAGTCCTGCCATGGAGGGCACTGCGATAAAAAAGAGCAGTCGAAGTGCAAAGGAAAAATCCTCGCGAAGCCGTTCGAAATCGCCCTTTACCGCATGTTCTGACAAGGCAGGAAGAACTGCCATGCCCATGGCAACACCGAATATGCCGACAGGAAACTGTATAAGCCGCATGGAATAGTAGAGATAGGTAATACTTCCTTCCTGCAGATAAGACGCAAGGATATTGCTCACGATAATATTTATCTGGTTTACAGCAAGGGCCATTGTTGCCGGCAGGATAAGGATTGCCATCTTTTTCAGTCCCGGATGGCGAAAGCCTGGATCAAGGCCGAGCGAATAGCCGTTTCTAAAAAAAGCGGGCAGCTGAAAAGCGAACTGCACAAACCCTCCTAAAGCGATCCCGACAGCAACAACGAGGATCGGCTGTTTTGCCATGGGAGCAAAGGCGATCACCACAGCGATCGTCGTGATATTCAGCATTGCAGGAGCAAGCGCAGGGACAAAAAAGACCTTCTTCGTATTGAGTGCTCCCATGACCAGTGATGCAAGGCTGATGAACAGAAGAAAGGGAAACATGATCCTCGTGAGAAGAACGGTCATTGAGAACTTTTCCGGAGAGCTGAGAAATCCCGGAGCAATCGCCGCCACAATGGCCGGAGAAAAAACAATGCCGGCAACACAGATGAGGCCAACCACAATAATAAGAAAGGTGAATGTTATGCGCACAAGGCGGGAAGCCTCTTCGTCTCCCAGCTTCTGTCTCTGCTCAGTCAGGACCGGTATGAAGGCAGAGGACATGGAACCTTCAGCAAAAAGCTCCCTCAAAAGGTTCGGTATCCTGAACGCTGCAAAGAAGGTGTCAGAAAGGCCGGTAGCGCCAAAATAGACAGCAAGGATCATGTCCTTTACATAGCCCAGGACCCGACTGATAAACGTCGCAACAGACATGAGGCCTGCTGCCCTTGCTATTTTTCCCCTGCCGTCCATATCAGGGCTCATTATAGCAAATGAGCCCATCTTTCAGTCCTGATATATTGCTAAAACGGGCCAAATCCCTTTAAAATTTGAGATGTCTATTTTAAATAAGATCGTAACTCGGAAAAAAGACCGGCTTTCTCATGCAAAGGCAAAAACCTCAATTACCCAGCTCAAGTCTGCCATTAAAGATATTCCTTTGACCTTTGACTTTGAACAGGCACTGACAAGGCAGGAAGGACAGATACGCCTTATTGCTGAAATCAAGAAAGCGTCTCCGTCAAAGGGGCTTATACGTCAGGACTTTAACCATAAGACTATTGCAGCTGTCTATCGAGAGAACAACGTGAATGCAATATCCGTTCTTACGGAAGAGGACTTTTTTCAGGGCCGGCTCGAGTTTCTTGCAGACGTTAAGGCTGCTTCCCTGCTTCCTGTTCTCAGAAAAGACTTTATCTTCGACGAATACCAGATCTATGAGGCAAGAGCAAACCAGGCAGATGCGATCCTTCTCATCGCAGCGATCCTTGAGGAAAAACAGGCAGAGGAATATCTTCATATCACCAAAGAACTGGGCATGGCCGTTCTCTTTGAGGTTCACGATCACAAGGAGCTTGAAATGGCGCTCAGGATCAATGCCCCTGTTATCGGCATCAACAACCGCAATCTTAAGACACTCCAGATAGACATGAATACCACCCTTGAGCTGCAGAAGGAGATCCCCTCCGACAAAATTATCGTAAGCGAAAGCGGCATAAGAACACGGGATGATGTTCTGAGGCTCGAACAGGCAGGTATTGACGCGATGCTGATAGGGACATCCCTCATGGAGGCAGCCGACATCGGCAGGAAGATAGAAGAACTGAGAGGCACGTAAGAAGAAGAGCCCTTGTGCTAAAATAGGCGCTACCAAGGCGTTATTACAAGCTTTAATAAACGGAGGTAACATATGCAGGAGACAAAAGTAGTGCTCCCGGACAGGGAGATCCCAAGGCAGTGGTACAATATTATGGCCGATATGCCGAATCTTCCGAAGCCGCCGTTACACCCCGGCACCAGGCAGCCGGTGGGGCCTCAGGATCTTAGTGCGATCTTCCCCATGTCTCTTATCGAACAGGAAGTGTCAACCCAGCGGTGGATCGACATCCCCGAGGAAGTCCTGAACCTCTATGCCCTTTGGAGACCTTCTCCCCTTTACAGGGCGCACAGGCTTGAGGCAGCACTTGGCACCCCTGCAAAGATCTACTACAAATATGAGGGTGTGAGTCCGGCAGGCAGCCACAAACCTAATACCGCCATCCCTCAGGCATATTACAACAAACAGGCAGGTATCAGAAGGATCGCCACAGAAACAGGTGCTGGCCAGTGGGGCTCATCCATGGCGCTTGCAGGCACCATGTTCGGGCTTGACGTGACGGTCTATATGGTCAAGGTGAGCTATAACCAGAAGCCCTACAGAAGAATTGCTATGGAGACCTGGGGAGCAACCGTGCATCCCAGCCCGTCAACATTAACCAATTCCGGCAGAAAGATACTTGAGATAGACCCAAACAGCGAGGGAAGCCTCGGCATTGCCATATCAGAGGCAGTTGAAGATGCGGCAACGCACGATGACACGAACTATGCGCTCGGCTCAGT
Coding sequences:
- a CDS encoding MBL fold metallo-hydrolase, which gives rise to MKIETIVVGPLQVNCYVVYDEKSLDALVIDAGDEPDKILKFIKSRNLNVSYIICTHAHFDHTGGIAVLREKTGAKVMLHVDDLEIYSRVESQGAIWGFHVVQPPHPDLFLRDGEEIVAGEVKLQVMHTPGHSPGGICLETDGIVFTGDTVFAGSIGRTDFYGGSIEALKISFKKVLSLPPKTKLLPGHGNWTTVEDEWQQNFFVHEL
- the murJ gene encoding murein biosynthesis integral membrane protein MurJ gives rise to the protein MGSFAIMSPDMDGRGKIARAAGLMSVATFISRVLGYVKDMILAVYFGATGLSDTFFAAFRIPNLLRELFAEGSMSSAFIPVLTEQRQKLGDEEASRLVRITFTFLIIVVGLICVAGIVFSPAIVAAIAPGFLSSPEKFSMTVLLTRIMFPFLLFISLASLVMGALNTKKVFFVPALAPAMLNITTIAVVIAFAPMAKQPILVVAVGIALGGFVQFAFQLPAFFRNGYSLGLDPGFRHPGLKKMAILILPATMALAVNQINIIVSNILASYLQEGSITYLYYSMRLIQFPVGIFGVAMGMAVLPALSEHAVKGDFERLREDFSFALRLLFFIAVPSMAGLIALREPIVNLLFQRGQFDYAATRGTAEALFFYSIGIWSIVGVRVITATFYSMQDTKTPVKIAAVGVASNLLLSLVLMGPLRHSGLALANSLASGINFLILIYFLKKKLHYIDAGKIAKSFSQVLLSSFIMGIAGWFLLRGELWTKSGSTAAKAVYLSGTMILCAIIYVAATAIMKNDEMHYVRGVIMKKLGRG
- the trpC gene encoding indole-3-glycerol phosphate synthase TrpC translates to MSILNKIVTRKKDRLSHAKAKTSITQLKSAIKDIPLTFDFEQALTRQEGQIRLIAEIKKASPSKGLIRQDFNHKTIAAVYRENNVNAISVLTEEDFFQGRLEFLADVKAASLLPVLRKDFIFDEYQIYEARANQADAILLIAAILEEKQAEEYLHITKELGMAVLFEVHDHKELEMALRINAPVIGINNRNLKTLQIDMNTTLELQKEIPSDKIIVSESGIRTRDDVLRLEQAGIDAMLIGTSLMEAADIGRKIEELRGT
- a CDS encoding TrpB-like pyridoxal phosphate-dependent enzyme, translating into MQETKVVLPDREIPRQWYNIMADMPNLPKPPLHPGTRQPVGPQDLSAIFPMSLIEQEVSTQRWIDIPEEVLNLYALWRPSPLYRAHRLEAALGTPAKIYYKYEGVSPAGSHKPNTAIPQAYYNKQAGIRRIATETGAGQWGSSMALAGTMFGLDVTVYMVKVSYNQKPYRRIAMETWGATVHPSPSTLTNSGRKILEIDPNSEGSLGIAISEAVEDAATHDDTNYALGSVLNHVVLHQTVIGLEAKKQFEMVGDYPDVIIGCCGGGSNLGGVAFPFLQDKIGGKQLRVIAVEPSSCPTLTKGEFRYDFGDTAGLTPLMMMYTLGHDFMPPGIHAGGLRYHADSPLVCQLYHDKLIEAVAYGQTACFEAAIKFSKAEGIIPAPESSHAIKGAIDEALKAKEEGKQKTIFFNLSGHGYLDLTAYQDYLAGKLQDYEYPEAMIKEALKKLPII